Proteins from a genomic interval of Zonotrichia albicollis isolate bZonAlb1 chromosome 18, bZonAlb1.hap1, whole genome shotgun sequence:
- the TOP3B gene encoding DNA topoisomerase 3-beta-1: MRTVLMVAEKPSLAQSIAKILSRGNMSSRKGLNGACSVHEYTGSFIGQSAHFKMTSVCGHVMTLDFIGKYNSWDKVDPAELFSKAPTEKKEANPKLTMVKFLQVEARGCDCIVLWLDCDKEGENICFEVLDAVLPVMNKPRGTERTIYRAKFSSITDTDICNAMNHLGEPNRNEALSVDARQELDLRIGCAFTRFQTKYFQGKYGNLDSSLISFGPCQTPTLGFCVERHDKIQSFKPETYWVLQAKVNPEKDSSLTLDWDRVRVFDREVAQMFLNITKMAKEAKVESVSKKEKVKQRPLALNTVEMLRVASAALGMGPQHAMQIAERLYTQGYISYPRTETTHYPENFDLKGCLRQQANNPYWAETVKVLLSEGINRPRKGHDAGDHPPITPMRAATEAELGGDGWRLYEYITRHFIATVSADCKYLQTTISFSIGPERFTCVGKVVTSPGFTEIMPWHSIPLEESLPHCEKGDLFPIGEIKLLEKQTSPPDYLTEAELITLMEKHGIGTDASIPVHINNICQRNYVTVESGRRLKPTNLGIVLVHGYYKIDAELVLPTIRSAVEKQLNLIALGKANYHQVLEHTLDIFKRKFHYFVDSIAGMDELMEVSFSPLAATGKPLSRCGKCHRFMKYIQAKPSRLHCSHCDDTYSLPQNGTIKLYKELRCPLDDFELVLWSSGSRGKSYPLCPYCYNHPPFRDMKKGMGCNECTHPTCQHSLSMLGIGQCVECENGVLVLDSTSGPKWKMACNKCNVVVHFFENAHKVRVSPETCDLCEAALVDVDFNKAKSPLPGDETQHSGCVFCDPVFQDLVELKHAAMRHPMHRGGQGKRQGRGRGKGRRPGGRLNPKKPKDKMAALAAYFV, from the exons ATGAGGACCGTGCTCATGGTGGCGGAGAAGCCGTCCCTGGCGCAGTCCATCGCCAAGATCCTCTCCAGAG GGAACATGTCCTCTCGCAAGGGACTCAACggtgcctgctctgtgcacgAGTACACCGGGTCCTTCATAGGACAGAGTGCCCACTTCAAGATGACATCAGTGTGTGGTCACGTCATGACTTTGGATTTCATAG gaaaATATAACAGCTGGGACAAAGTGGATCCAGCAGAACTTTTCAGCAAAGCTcccacagaaaagaaagaggctAATCCCAAATTGACCATGGTGAAGTTTTTACAG GTGGAGGCAAGAGGCTGTGACTGTATTGTCTTGTGGTTGGATTGTGATAAGGAAGgagaaaacatctgttttgaA GTTCTTGATGCTGTTCTGCCTGTCATGAACAAGCCCCGTGGCACGGAGAGGACGATTTACAGAGCTAAGTTCAGTTCCATCACCGACACCGACATCTGCAACGCCATGAATCACCTGGGAGAGCCCAACCGCAACGAGGCCCTGTCCGTGGATGCCCGCCAGGAGCTGGATCTGAGGATTGGCTGTGCCTTCACAAG GTTCCAGACTAAATATTTTCAGGGAAAATATGGGAATTTAGACAGCTCCCTCATCTCCTTTGGGCCATGTCAAACCCCAACACTTGGATTCTGTGTTGAGAGGCATGACAAAATCCAGTCATTTAAGCCTGAGACTTACTGGGTGTTGCAAGCTAAA GTGAACCCTGAAAAAGACAGTTCTCTCACTTTGGATTGGGATAGAGTGAGGGTGTTTGATCGTGAGGTTGCTCAAATGTTCCTGAACATAACAAAGATGGCAAAAGAAGCGAAG GTAGAATCTGTGAGTAAAAAAGAGAAGGTGAAGCAGAGACCACTGGCTCTGAATACAGTAGAAATGCTCCGAGTGGCCAGTGCTGCTTTAG GAATGGGCCCCCAACATGCCATGCAAATAGCAGAACGTCTGTACACCCAGGGCTACATCAGCTACCCTCGAACAGAAACCACCCATTATCCAGAAAACTTTGACCTGAAAGGATGTTTGAGACAACAGGCCAATAACCCTTACTGGGCAGAAACT GTAAAAGTATTGCTATCAGAAGGCATCAATCGTCCAAGGAAAGGCCACGATGCAGGAGACCATCCTCCCATCACCCCAATGAGAGCTGCAACAGAAGCAGAATTAG GTGGGGACGGGTGGCGCCTGTACGAGTACATCACTCGGCACTTCATTGCCACTGTCAGTGCTGACTGCAAGTACCTGCAAACCACCATTTCCTTCAGTATTGGCCCTGAAAGATTTACCTGTGTTGGCAAGGTGGTAACTTCACCAG GATTCACAGAAATTATGCCATGGCACAGCATCCCATTAGAAGAGAGCCTTCCCCACTGTGAGAAAGGAGATCTTTTTCCAATTGGTGAAATAAAGTTACTGGAAAAGCAAACCAGCCCTCCTGATTACCTGACAGAAGCAGAGCTGATCACTCTGATGGAGAAGCATGGCATTG GAACTGATGCCAGCATTCCAGTCCACATTAACAACATTTGCCAGCGAAACTATGTCACAGTGGAGAGTGGTCGGAGACTAAAGCCTACGAACCTTGGCATTGTTCTGGTTCATGGTTATTACAAAATAG ATGCAGAACTGGTTCTTCCTACAATCCGCAGTGCTGTAGAAAAGCAACTCAACCTAATAGCTCTGGGTAAAGCAAATTATCATCAGGTCTTGGAGCACACCCTTGACATTTTCAAAAGGAAATTTCACTATTTTGTGGATTCTATTGCAG GTATGGATGAACTGATGGAAGTGTCTTTTTCACCCTTGGCTGCCACAGGCAAGCCCCTTTCCCGCTGTGGTAAATGCCATCGATTCATGAAGTACATTCAG GCCAAGCCGAGTCGCCTGCACTGCTCTCACTGTGATGACACCTACAGCCTCCCCCAGAATGGTACCATTAAACTCTACAAGGAGCTGCGTTGTCCCCTGGATGACTTTGAGCTGGTGCTGTGGTCATCTGGATCCAGAGGAAAGAGCTATCCACTGTGTCCATACTGTTACAACCATCCTCCCTTCAGGGACATGAAGAAAG GAATGGGCTGTAATGAGTGCACCCACCCCACGTGCCAGCACTCCCTTAGCATGCTTGGAATTGGGCAGTGTGTGGAGTGTGAGAACGGGGTTCTGGTGCTGGACTCGACCTCAGGCCCCAAGTGGAAGATGGCCTGCAACAAATGCAACGTGGTCGTGCACTTCTTCGAGAACGCCCACAAGGTGCGGGTGTCGCCCGAGACGTGCGACTTGTGTGAGGCGGCGCTCGTGGACGTGGATTTTAACAAAGCCAAATCCCCCCTACCTGGAGATGAGACCCAGCACTCGGGCTGTGTGTTCTGTGACCCCGTGTTTCAGGACCTGGTGGAGCTGAAACACGCGGCCATGAGGCACCCCATGCACCGTGGGGGACAGGGGAAGCGGCAGGGGCGGGGAAGGGGCAAAGGCCGGAGACCTGGAGGAAGGCTCAACCCAAAGAAACCCAAGGACAAAatggcagctctggctgcttaCTTTGTATAA